The Saccharomyces mikatae IFO 1815 strain IFO1815 genome assembly, chromosome: 15 DNA window GGAAAATAAACTCGTATTCGAACTTGAACTTTCCCTATCGTCAGTTTGGTTTGAGTTGTCTTGATTGGCATTTTCGTTGCCATATTCGCTTTTGGATTCATCCCAATCCTTTGCAGGGCCAATGATTGTCTTAGGAACACCTTTGACTGTAATCACAGATTCAACAATACCATTCTTGGTGTTTTGGTAAGAGGACGAAATTGTGACGTTTTGGTTTTCATTGAGATGGTCTGTGCCAGAATTAGGAATTGATATGCTATCAGGGCTATTTCTTGTGGTGTTTGTAGAGGTAGTGACTTGAGTCGGCTGACCAGACCGCTGAGTATGGAGCATAGCTTGGCGCGATAACTCTGCGTGATCATTTAATAGTTGGTGTTCTTCAGTAGAGAGTGACTTATCGCTCGAGTGGGGTGCTGGAGACGGTTCTTTGCCAGAAGGAGAAGAGTGAGTAGTGATAATCTTTGGGACATTAGCAGGCTTTTTAATAGTGACAAAGgatttatttatattcaATGGGTTCGATGCTAGGTTGGAAGGTATGATAGCGCTATGTTCTGTAGATTGTGGGGTTGGGGATGAAAGAGCCAATCTTGAAGTGACATTCGGAGTCGGATTGGACCTGTCGTTACCATCATTGGATTTTCTCCAATTCCAAGTTTTATTGTTTGAAGCTTGTTGTTGGTGCTCGGATGGGTGATTGGAAGTGGATGGAGATAAGAGTGGAGACAATTCATCGGTTTGATCCGCAGTTCGGTGCTCCTTGTGCGAGCTGGTGTACAAATGATGCAAGTAGGAAGTAATATGCCTTTTACTCAAGGGCCCCGGTTGTTGCCTCATAATATGTTGATGCATGTCGACAAAGACGTCAGATTCGTCtacaatttcttcaccaatcaattcttcaatgacATCTTCCAAAGTTAAGACACCAATAGCGCCATGGGAGGAGCCTGGCTCTTTGCTCACAACACACATGTGtgattttccttcttggaAATAATTCAGAATATTCAAACAAGATGTGTTTGGGGAAGTTTCCGGTAACGTGGCTAAAGGAAAGTGCGAAACTGGGAGGCAATCATCAGGATCGTAGGAGATAAGCACCCTGACAAGTAACATTCCAATGAAATTGTTCGGTTCATTGGGCAAAAAAATGGGTATTCTGGAAAACCCCGAATTGAAGATCTTTTCGACTGTTTTATCGTCTAGGATGGTGTCAGCACTCATTGTAAAGACATTTTCAATTGGAGTCATGATTTCCTCCACCCTTTTTGCCTTCAGATCCAAAACAGCAGAGATGATGGTGACTTCGTCCTTCGTCAACCTTTCGACACCCATGGTCCTATGCAGTGTGACCAAAGTTTTCAGACCGGACTTCTTGTATATGGTGCCATGGTCTTCACCTAGCATATAATCCAGTAGAGTGGCAATCGGATACGCAACAGGGTACATCAGGTACATCAGCACAAGAACAAAAGGGCAAAAGAATGCCCCAACCTGCAACCCGTATTTAACACAGACACTTTGCGGTATGATTTCACCGAAAATCACAATCAGGATAGTTGATGAGACCACGGCTTGCCAGCCGCCCCCAAGACACCTATCCAAGACAATAGGCAGCGTTTCGTTGGTTATAACATTGGAGAGAAGCAGTGTGACCAGAACCCAATGTTTACCCTTAGATATCAAGTCAAGCACTCGCTTGGCCAGCTTCTTTTCAGAACTTGAGCCTGAAGTACTAATCACTTTCAGGTAAACCTCATCTTGACCCATCAGCCCGAGAGTCAACCCTGCAAACACACCACCTAGCAGCACCAGGATGATGGAAATAATGTAGTACGTGGTGACGCCTGCCTCGTCACCTACACCGTGGCCGGACTCGCCAACGTCCCTAGAATAGAGTCCGTGCGATCCGGATATCAACGGCAGCGAGTATATTTTCGGAATAGTGAAGATATGGTACAAGAACATGTATAACCAATGAGAGGCCCCAGATCGTGATCTCGACCTTAGCGACAACAACGACATATTTCTTAAACTAGTTCGCGTTCGGTCCGAATAGCAGTAACACCAGCAATCCAGAAGCAGCGGCAGCAAGTAATAGCAGTAAGAATATTAACTCTTTTCCTATTATGTAATGTGCAACAACCACGATCGGGAAGACATATGTGCAATTACCAAGGTCCCCTTTTTTCCCACTTGAAAATTCAATACTGATGAAATAAACCcgaaaaatgaaaaaaaataaagagaaaagagaaagcacAAGCCCTACTCCTGAATCCGTCTTTAAGACAGTACCCtatcaaaataaaacacCTAGCCCTAGGTTTTGCAATCACTCGGAACGTCTGAAAACTCCGATTATTTTATCGGAACATCCGAGCACCCGCGCCTTCCTCAACCCAGTCACCGCTTTAGGAACCGTGTGCGATGAGCTAATCCTGAGCCATCACCCACCCCCACCCGATGATGACAGCAATTCGGGAGGgcgaaaaaataaaaactgGAGCAAGAAATTaacatcaccatcaccatcaccatcgTATCGCCATAGCCTCTAGTCATAGCCATCATGCAAGCGTGTATCTTTTAGGATTCAGTCATCATTGCTGAGTTTCGTTCCCCTTCACATGATGAGGGAGGTTGAGTATGCTCGAAACAATGAGAGGATGATAGTTTTTTACTATTGTTATATTACGCTTTTTGCGCCTGAGTGCCGATGGTTTGCTGAGGGGAAGAGGGTTTAGCTTGCGGACCTATTGTCATTGTTATTCCGATTAATGTATTGTTCAGTTCTCCTCTACTTTATGATTCTAGTactataatttttttttttggtttactttttcttcttgcctttttttcttgttacttttttttttcttactttttttttcttccactaagcttttttcttggatttATCCTTGGGTTCTTCTTTCTACTCctttagaatttttttttatatattaattTTTAAGTTTACGTATTTTAGTAGATTCAAttctctttccttttccttttccttcgGTC harbors:
- the MAM3 gene encoding Mam3p (similar to Saccharomyces cerevisiae MAM3 (YOL060C); ancestral locus Anc_3.168) gives rise to the protein MSLLSLRSRSRSGASHWLYMFLYHIFTIPKIYSLPLISGSHGLYSRDVGESGHGVGDEAGVTTYYIISIILVLLGGVFAGLTLGLMGQDEVYLKVISTSGSSSEKKLAKRVLDLISKGKHWVLVTLLLSNVITNETLPIVLDRCLGGGWQAVVSSTILIVIFGEIIPQSVCVKYGLQVGAFFCPFVLVLMYLMYPVAYPIATLLDYMLGEDHGTIYKKSGLKTLVTLHRTMGVERLTKDEVTIISAVLDLKAKRVEEIMTPIENVFTMSADTILDDKTVEKIFNSGFSRIPIFLPNEPNNFIGMLLVRVLISYDPDDCLPVSHFPLATLPETSPNTSCLNILNYFQEGKSHMCVVSKEPGSSHGAIGVLTLEDVIEELIGEEIVDESDVFVDMHQHIMRQQPGPLSKRHITSYLHHLYTSSHKEHRTADQTDELSPLLSPSTSNHPSEHQQQASNNKTWNWRKSNDGNDRSNPTPNVTSRLALSSPTPQSTEHSAIIPSNLASNPLNINKSFVTIKKPANVPKIITTHSSPSGKEPSPAPHSSDKSLSTEEHQLLNDHAELSRQAMLHTQRSGQPTQVTTSTNTTRNSPDSISIPNSGTDHLNENQNVTISSSYQNTKNGIVESVITVKGVPKTIIGPAKDWDESKSEYGNENANQDNSNQTDDRESSSSNTSLFSSIRKKFKNENTNNDRTNFSDSFSRTSNYEGNGSSSTMKR